One genomic region from Pseudomonadota bacterium encodes:
- a CDS encoding SUF system NifU family Fe-S cluster assembly protein has translation MLDELRELYQEVILDHGKNPRNFRRPEKPEREAAGKNPLCGDQVVVYVDVDKNECIVDVSFLGKGCAISIASASMMTEIVKGKSITEAKTLFDDFRKMCTTDDFNLESEDGDEEIERLQVLSGVRQFPVRVKCATLAWHALDAAVHGVEEISTE, from the coding sequence ATGCTAGACGAGCTTCGCGAACTCTATCAGGAAGTAATTTTAGACCATGGGAAAAACCCCCGTAACTTCCGTCGCCCCGAAAAGCCCGAGCGCGAGGCTGCTGGTAAAAATCCCCTCTGTGGTGATCAAGTCGTTGTCTACGTTGACGTTGATAAAAACGAATGTATCGTTGATGTAAGTTTCCTTGGTAAAGGATGTGCAATATCAATCGCATCTGCCTCAATGATGACGGAGATAGTTAAGGGCAAATCAATTACTGAGGCGAAAACCTTATTCGATGATTTCAGGAAGATGTGCACAACTGACGATTTTAATCTTGAAAGTGAAGATGGCGATGAGGAGATTGAGCGTCTACAGGTTCTTTCTGGAGTTCGACAGTTTCCTGTTCGTGTTAAATGTGCCACACTGGCGTGGCATGCTCTAGATGCGGCAGTTCACGGAGTAGAAGAAATATCCACGGAGTAG
- a CDS encoding cysteine desulfurase, whose product MTDISNRPSKTYDVEKIRSDFPILGTEVHGQPFAFLDSAASAQKPRQVIDAISAVYDSGYANVHRGAYQLSEVVTDNYEGARDKVQEFLNAEYRGEIIFTRNATEAINLVASSYARSRLNCGDEIIITEMEHHSNIVPWQLLKAEKDLVLKVVPITDSGELRMDVFEKLLSERTKLVSFPHISNVLGTVLPVKRITELAHSAGAAVLIDGCQAVMHESVDVQNLDCDFYAFSGHKLYGPSGIGVLYGKKELLDAMPPYMGGGDMINTVTFEESTWADLPAKFEAGTPAIAQAIGLGAAIDYINNIGLVAIARHENDLLNYTTSRLNAIDGLRIIGTASNKVSVISMILDCAHPHDMATILDRSGVAIRAGHHCAQPLMDRLGLPATARASFGLYNNQNDADQLCQALETVQEIFS is encoded by the coding sequence ATGACTGATATTTCTAATCGTCCGTCAAAGACTTACGACGTAGAAAAAATCCGTTCGGACTTCCCGATTCTGGGAACGGAGGTGCACGGACAACCGTTTGCATTTCTTGATAGCGCCGCCTCAGCACAGAAACCCCGCCAAGTGATAGATGCCATAAGTGCCGTATATGACTCTGGGTACGCTAATGTTCACAGGGGAGCCTATCAGCTCAGTGAGGTTGTTACCGACAATTACGAGGGTGCTCGGGACAAGGTGCAGGAATTTCTCAATGCTGAGTATCGCGGTGAAATTATTTTCACACGAAATGCAACCGAAGCAATAAACCTAGTTGCCAGTAGTTATGCACGAAGCAGACTGAATTGTGGAGACGAGATAATAATTACTGAGATGGAGCACCATTCCAACATCGTGCCTTGGCAATTGTTGAAAGCAGAAAAAGACTTAGTACTGAAAGTGGTACCGATAACAGATTCCGGAGAGTTGCGAATGGATGTTTTCGAGAAACTTTTAAGTGAACGCACGAAGCTAGTATCATTTCCCCATATATCAAACGTGTTGGGCACAGTACTTCCAGTGAAACGCATTACAGAGCTCGCCCATTCCGCTGGCGCAGCCGTATTAATCGACGGGTGTCAGGCGGTGATGCATGAGTCTGTCGATGTTCAAAATTTGGATTGCGACTTTTATGCTTTCTCGGGACACAAGCTCTATGGGCCATCTGGTATTGGAGTGCTGTATGGTAAAAAAGAACTTCTAGATGCCATGCCCCCATATATGGGCGGCGGAGACATGATTAACACCGTTACTTTTGAAGAAAGCACATGGGCCGATCTTCCAGCAAAATTTGAAGCTGGGACGCCAGCTATTGCGCAGGCGATTGGCCTGGGCGCTGCGATCGACTATATAAATAATATCGGCCTTGTAGCGATTGCCAGGCATGAAAATGATCTTCTTAATTATACAACTTCTAGGCTAAATGCTATCGACGGACTTAGAATCATTGGGACTGCATCAAATAAGGTTAGCGTAATCTCAATGATCCTTGATTGTGCGCACCCCCATGACATGGCCACAATTTTAGATAGGTCAGGAGTTGCTATTCGCGCTGGCCACCATTGTGCCCAACCGTTGATGGATCGTCTAGGGCTTCCAGCAACTGCACGCGCCTCTTTTGGTCTTTACAATAATCAAAATGATGCTGACCAGCTATGCCAGGCATTAGAAACGGTACAGGAGATTTTTAGCTGA
- a CDS encoding iron-sulfur cluster assembly accessory protein, which translates to MTEVGEDMPTSQLMTLTETAAERVKILIAQADKPIKGLRVGIKTQGCSGMSYFVEYAEEQKKFEEIVQDKGVTIFIDPAATMFLIGSEMDYQEDKFTSGFVFSNPNEKGRCGCGESFHV; encoded by the coding sequence ATGACGGAAGTAGGTGAAGACATGCCAACATCACAATTAATGACACTAACTGAAACTGCGGCAGAGCGTGTAAAAATTTTGATTGCACAAGCTGACAAACCTATAAAAGGACTTCGTGTTGGTATTAAGACACAGGGCTGTTCCGGCATGTCATATTTCGTCGAGTATGCCGAAGAACAGAAAAAGTTTGAGGAAATCGTCCAAGATAAAGGTGTTACGATATTCATTGACCCAGCTGCAACTATGTTTCTTATTGGGTCAGAAATGGATTATCAGGAGGACAAATTCACTTCCGGTTTTGTGTTCAGTAATCCCAACGAGAAGGGTCGTTGCGGTTGTGGGGAATCTTTTCACGTCTAA
- a CDS encoding DUF59 domain-containing protein, which yields MSGSPVEAGVPLASEADLVAALKTVFDPEIPVDIFELGLIYSYDINQDGSVEVMMSLTAPGCPVAGEMPKMVADAVASVKGFGEVTVQLVWDPPWTKERMTEAAKLALDMW from the coding sequence ATGTCTGGATCGCCAGTAGAGGCGGGAGTGCCTTTAGCCTCGGAAGCAGATCTGGTCGCAGCACTAAAGACCGTATTTGATCCTGAAATACCGGTTGATATATTTGAGTTGGGCTTAATATATAGCTATGACATTAATCAAGATGGATCGGTTGAGGTCATGATGAGTTTAACAGCCCCGGGTTGTCCTGTTGCTGGGGAAATGCCTAAGATGGTAGCCGATGCAGTTGCAAGCGTTAAAGGATTTGGAGAAGTAACGGTCCAACTTGTCTGGGACCCACCATGGACCAAAGAACGAATGACAGAAGCAGCGAAATTAGCTTTGGATATGTGGTAG